The genomic interval GGTGGCGGCCCGGACGGGACGGGCCGGCTCGACGGTACGGCGCTGCTCTGCTGCGGGCTCATCGCGCTGGGCTGGGCCGGTTACGTCGTGCTCGGCAAGGCGGTCAGCACCCGGCTGGGCGGCAGTCGGGGCCTCGCCCTCGGCATGGCGGTCGGAGCGGTCTGCGTACTGCCGTTCGGGATCGCCGGCAGCGGAACGGCGCTGTTCGACCCGTGGACCATGACGCTGGGGCTCGGCGTCGCGCTGCTCTCCTCGGTGCTGCCGTACTCGGCCGAGATGGCGGCACTGCGCCGGATGCCGGCCCGGGTCTTCGCGGTACTGCTCAGCCTGGAACCGGCGATCGCGGCGCTGGTCGGCCTCGCCCTGCTGCACGAGACGCTGGGCTGGCCGCAGCTGCTCGGCATCGGCTGTGTCGTCGCCGCCTCGCTGGGCGCCCTCACCGGCCGGTCGGGGCGGACCGGCTGAGACCGACCGGCGATATTGGGGGGTGCGGAGCCGGGGAGTGGGACGGCATCCTTGTTCGGTGGGCGTACGAGTTGAGCAGAACGGTCCGGTGCGGACGGTCGTACTGTCCCGGCCGGAGACCAGGAACGCGGTGGACGGCCCGACCGCGCGGGAGCTGGCCGCCGCGTTCCGGAGCTTCGACGTCGACCGGGAAGCCTCGGTCGGGGTGCTCTGGGGCGAGGGCGGCACGTTCTGTTCCGGCGCCGACCTGAAGGCGATCACCACACCCAGCGGCAACCGGGTCGAGCCGGAGGGGGACGGCCCGATGGGCCCGACCCGGATGCGACTCGGCAAGCCGGTGATCGCCGCCGTCTCCGGGTACGCCGTCGCGGGCGGGTTGGAGTTGGCGCTCTGGTGCGACCTGCGGGTCGCCGAGTCCGACGCGGTGTTCGGGGTGTTCAGCCGACGGTGGGGCGTACCGCTGATCGACGGCGGGACGGTGCGGCTGGCCCGGCTGATCGGGCAGAGCCGGGCGATGGACCTGATCCTGACCGGTCGACCCGTCCCGGCTCCGGAGGCGTACGAGATGGGGCTGGTCAACCGGCTCGTCGAGCCGGGCGAGGCACGGGCCGCCGCCGAGGCGCTGGCCGCCGAGATCGCCGGCTTCCCGCAGACCTGCCTGCGCAACGACCGGCTCTCCGTGCTGGCCGCCGCCGGTCGGCCGGAGGAGGAAGCCATGCGCACCGAGTTGGCGTACGGGATGAACTCGCTCGCCACCGACGCCACCGAGGGGGTGGCCCGGTTCACCTCGGGCGAGGGCCGGCACGGGTCGTACACCCCGGCGTGACGCCCGGCCGGCGGGCGGCTCGGACCGGTGGGCGGCTCGGGGTCAGGCCGGCAGCGCCGGCAGCGGCGGGAGTGGGAGGGGCAGCGCGGGCAGGTCGTCGATGCTGCTGCCGACGTGGTCCTTGCGCTCGCAGTACGCGGCGAACTCCTCGTCGGTCTTCCGGCCGAAGTAGTCGGCGTGCAGCGTCCGCTCCTCCCGGTAGTCCATGAACGGGACGGAGTAGCCGCAACTGTCGCTGATCCGCCCTGCGGTGACCAGCACGATCGCCCGCAGTCCCGGCGAGCCGGACTGCTCCGGGAAGTGCCGGATCAGCTCCGCCCACCGGGGGTCGTCCCGGAACACCGCCTCGCCCCGGCCGTGCACCCGGACGATGTTCGGCGGGCCCTCGAAGGCGCACCACATCAGCGTGATCCGGCCGTTCTCCCGCAGGTGCGCGACGGTCTCCGCCCCGCTGCCACCGAAGTCGAGATATGCCACGGTCCGCTCGTCGAGCACCGCGAGCGACCCGGCGAGCCCCTTCGGCGA from Plantactinospora sp. BC1 carries:
- a CDS encoding pyridoxamine 5'-phosphate oxidase family protein, whose protein sequence is MGKTYDRIDGRLRTFIEQQKVFFVATAPLAADGHVNLSPKGLAGSLAVLDERTVAYLDFGGSGAETVAHLRENGRITLMWCAFEGPPNIVRVHGRGEAVFRDDPRWAELIRHFPEQSGSPGLRAIVLVTAGRISDSCGYSVPFMDYREERTLHADYFGRKTDEEFAAYCERKDHVGSSIDDLPALPLPLPPLPALPA
- a CDS encoding crotonase/enoyl-CoA hydratase family protein, producing the protein MGVRVEQNGPVRTVVLSRPETRNAVDGPTARELAAAFRSFDVDREASVGVLWGEGGTFCSGADLKAITTPSGNRVEPEGDGPMGPTRMRLGKPVIAAVSGYAVAGGLELALWCDLRVAESDAVFGVFSRRWGVPLIDGGTVRLARLIGQSRAMDLILTGRPVPAPEAYEMGLVNRLVEPGEARAAAEALAAEIAGFPQTCLRNDRLSVLAAAGRPEEEAMRTELAYGMNSLATDATEGVARFTSGEGRHGSYTPA